A single Cyclopterus lumpus isolate fCycLum1 chromosome 3, fCycLum1.pri, whole genome shotgun sequence DNA region contains:
- the serf2 gene encoding small EDRK-rich factor 2, protein MTRGNQRELARLKNAKKNDAGKGKKGDDGLSAAARKQRDAERMQEKQKKSAEGGKEETKSK, encoded by the exons ATGACCA GAGGAAACCAACGTGAGCTGGCACGTCTGAAGAATGCCAAAAAAAATGACGCTGGTAAAGGGAAGAAGGGCGACGATggactctctgctgctgctcggaAGCAGAG GGATGCCGAGAGAATGCAAGAGAAGCAGAAAAAGTCGgctgaaggaggaaaagaagaaaccaAGTCAAAGTAA